The following proteins come from a genomic window of Paenibacillus swuensis:
- a CDS encoding energy-coupling factor ABC transporter ATP-binding protein, with product MSANISTVLHIDNVTVTYIDAISEHTAIRNLSLELVHGSWTAIIGNNGSGKSTLSKVIAGVCPITEGQRTLNPEYPVHILLQNPETQILGETIGEELRMNLPDPNDINYESILTNIMDEVGLPLPLDTRIATLSGGQKQLLNVASCMSARAKLLLFDEATSMLDPQSRGLVMHSAATLHSQGSTLVWVTHRMEELSFANRVLVLDQGMIVFDGSIEEFFYGQLNSDEVTPCERWGFAPPFVVQTARALQKLGHVLPSLPLNAQQLSQAVIKLCL from the coding sequence ATGTCTGCAAATATTTCAACCGTACTTCACATAGATAACGTAACGGTCACTTATATTGACGCCATATCTGAGCATACGGCGATCCGCAATCTATCGCTGGAGCTTGTTCACGGCTCATGGACAGCAATCATAGGCAACAACGGTTCCGGCAAAAGCACGTTGAGTAAAGTTATAGCCGGCGTTTGTCCGATTACAGAAGGTCAAAGGACTTTGAATCCTGAATATCCGGTTCACATCCTGTTGCAAAATCCGGAAACTCAAATTTTGGGCGAAACGATTGGCGAAGAACTGCGGATGAATCTACCGGATCCCAATGATATAAACTATGAATCTATCCTTACCAACATTATGGATGAAGTAGGGTTACCATTACCGCTTGACACACGAATTGCAACGCTATCCGGCGGTCAGAAGCAGTTGCTGAATGTTGCTTCTTGTATGAGCGCAAGAGCAAAGCTGCTCCTATTTGATGAGGCTACATCCATGTTGGATCCGCAATCCCGAGGTCTTGTGATGCATTCAGCAGCTACACTACACAGCCAAGGAAGCACCCTTGTATGGGTTACCCATCGCATGGAAGAATTGAGCTTTGCCAATCGTGTATTGGTTCTGGATCAAGGCATGATTGTCTTTGACGGGAGCATCGAGGAATTTTTCTATGGTCAACTGAATTCCGACGAGGTTACTCCATGTGAACGGTGGGGCTTCGCCCCCCCGTTTGTTGTACAAACGGCCCGCGCTTTGCAAAAGCTCGGACATGTCCTCCCTTCCCTACCGTTAAATGCGCAACAACTGAGTCAGGCTGTGATTAAATTATGCCTATAA
- a CDS encoding biotin transporter BioY: MSRSFTLRGLAYSALFAALVVVFGFVSIPLGFTPVPITLQTLAVMLAGGLLGARYGFFSLMMVVVLVALGFPLLKGDGGIDKLLGPTGGYVVMWPVAALIIGWLVSKVRSNDWKGYILVFLIMECFGSLLLYVTGVPWLAYAAALPMEKALAGGFYPFILGDAIKAVAATIITITVRQLFPQTRLTGTSYYGVKQAVTK, translated from the coding sequence TTGTCTAGAAGTTTTACGTTGAGAGGATTGGCTTACAGCGCGTTATTTGCAGCGCTGGTTGTCGTGTTCGGTTTTGTTAGTATTCCACTAGGATTTACACCTGTGCCGATTACGTTACAAACGCTGGCAGTCATGCTGGCCGGAGGATTATTAGGGGCTCGTTACGGATTCTTCAGTTTAATGATGGTTGTTGTCTTAGTTGCACTAGGTTTTCCGTTACTTAAAGGTGATGGAGGAATTGATAAACTTCTCGGCCCTACTGGCGGGTATGTGGTGATGTGGCCGGTTGCCGCACTAATCATTGGCTGGTTAGTGAGCAAAGTGCGAAGTAATGACTGGAAGGGATACATACTGGTATTTTTAATTATGGAATGCTTTGGATCTTTGCTTTTGTATGTTACAGGTGTGCCTTGGTTGGCATATGCGGCGGCTTTGCCAATGGAGAAAGCTCTAGCTGGCGGTTTCTATCCATTTATTCTTGGCGATGCCATTAAGGCTGTAGCGGCTACGATCATTACCATAACCGTTAGACAGCTATTCCCACAAACACGTTTAACAGGAACGAGCTACTATGGCGTGAAGCAAGCTGTCACGAAATAA
- a CDS encoding ABC transporter permease, with amino-acid sequence MSLYFKYLLILFKSQMQYRTSFWLLSFGQFFIPFTVFAGVYLMFERFGEIKGWSFFEVALCFSIIHMAFAISECFARGFDAFSGLIISGEFDRLLVRPRSTVLQVMGSKFEFTRIGRLIQSLLVLVWAISQLTLEWTLLKGFVLFMMIASGTIIFTGIYILAATLCFWTIQGIEVANIFTDGGREMAQYPLNIYHKWVARFFTYVIPFGCVNYVPLLFILGKISNHTIWHVISPLAGFLFLLPCLLVWRFGVRHYVSTGS; translated from the coding sequence GTGAGTCTGTATTTCAAATATTTGCTTATCTTATTTAAATCACAGATGCAATACCGAACTTCATTCTGGCTGCTCTCTTTCGGTCAATTTTTCATCCCGTTTACGGTGTTCGCGGGTGTATACTTGATGTTTGAGCGTTTCGGAGAAATTAAAGGATGGAGTTTCTTTGAGGTGGCTCTCTGTTTCAGCATCATTCACATGGCTTTCGCCATCAGTGAGTGTTTCGCCAGAGGTTTTGATGCGTTTTCCGGGTTGATCATAAGCGGAGAATTCGATCGACTGCTTGTCCGACCGCGAAGTACGGTGTTACAAGTGATGGGTTCGAAGTTTGAATTCACGCGGATCGGGAGACTTATTCAAAGCTTATTGGTTCTGGTTTGGGCAATCAGTCAGCTTACCCTGGAGTGGACTTTGTTAAAAGGTTTCGTATTGTTCATGATGATTGCCAGCGGAACTATAATATTTACAGGCATATACATCCTTGCCGCAACGCTATGCTTTTGGACCATTCAAGGAATTGAAGTGGCTAATATCTTCACAGACGGCGGCCGTGAAATGGCGCAATATCCGCTGAACATTTACCACAAGTGGGTTGCTAGATTTTTCACGTACGTCATCCCGTTTGGTTGTGTAAATTATGTACCTTTACTGTTTATTCTGGGCAAAATATCGAATCATACCATTTGGCATGTGATCTCTCCTTTGGCGGGATTCTTATTCCTGCTACCCTGCCTGCTCGTTTGGCGATTCGGTGTGCGTCATTATGTCTCTACTGGTTCATAA
- a CDS encoding ABC transporter permease, whose amino-acid sequence MSRAYFSVFKLSLLNGMQYRVAALAGVSTQFFWGFMIIMIFEAFYNSSVQGQPIELSQMITYVWLQQAFLSFIMLWFRDQELFGLITTGNIAYELCRPAEIYGLWYAKLLAQRLASAILRSLPILIVASVLPDPYRLNWPADIPTVLLFIISLSLGLLLVVSISMLIYISVFITLSPTGSLLLFGVLGEFLAGMIIPVPLMPGWLQDIVKIFPFHYTADFPFRVYTGHIPQDEAVKGLGFQFVWLIGLVITGKFTMSRSLRHVVVQGG is encoded by the coding sequence ATGAGCAGGGCCTACTTCTCCGTATTCAAACTTAGTTTACTGAATGGTATGCAATATCGCGTAGCTGCGCTTGCGGGCGTGTCAACCCAATTTTTCTGGGGTTTTATGATTATTATGATTTTCGAAGCCTTTTACAACAGCAGTGTACAAGGTCAACCGATCGAGCTTTCACAGATGATTACCTATGTATGGCTTCAACAGGCTTTTCTATCGTTTATTATGCTCTGGTTCAGAGATCAGGAATTGTTTGGGCTCATCACCACCGGCAACATTGCGTATGAGTTATGCAGACCTGCCGAAATCTATGGTTTATGGTATGCCAAACTATTGGCACAACGGTTAGCAAGCGCTATTCTTCGCAGTCTTCCCATTCTTATTGTAGCTTCCGTTTTACCTGATCCCTATAGATTGAATTGGCCGGCGGACATTCCTACAGTTCTTCTCTTTATCATCAGTTTAAGCCTTGGCTTACTCCTGGTGGTTTCCATCTCCATGCTCATCTATATTTCCGTATTCATAACACTTTCCCCGACGGGGTCTTTACTTCTGTTTGGCGTGTTGGGAGAATTCTTGGCCGGGATGATTATTCCTGTTCCCCTCATGCCGGGCTGGCTCCAGGATATTGTAAAGATATTTCCTTTTCACTATACCGCGGACTTTCCGTTTCGAGTGTATACAGGTCATATCCCACAGGATGAGGCTGTCAAAGGGCTCGGATTCCAGTTCGTTTGGCTAATCGGACTTGTAATTACGGGTAAGTTCACGATGAGCAGATCGCTTCGTCATGTTGTTGTTCAAGGAGGTTAA
- a CDS encoding ABC transporter ATP-binding protein, whose translation MIHVNGLSKTYKVAKRSSGFMEAAKALIHREYTTVQALDQVSFDIEPGEIVGYIGPNGAGKSTTIKMLSGILVPDEGTCSILGYTPWRDRVRYVSRIGVVFGQRSQLWWDVPVLDSFELLRDIYSIPSEEYKRNLSLLTETLNLAELLQTPVRQLSLGQRMRCEIAASLLHSPQVLFLDEPTIGLDAVSKIAVRQFIQTINQEKGITVILTTHDMNDIEALAHRIILIGKGRLLYDGNLQSLRQSYSPAKTITVDHQECNITLQIPSATSITSSSRRTVLQVPTQHVSDVLSKLSDQLEITDISIDGQPVEELILQLYKEYQL comes from the coding sequence ATGATCCACGTAAATGGCTTGTCCAAAACATACAAAGTCGCCAAACGTTCATCGGGTTTCATGGAAGCGGCAAAAGCTCTGATTCATCGGGAGTATACAACGGTTCAGGCGCTGGATCAAGTTTCATTCGATATTGAACCCGGTGAAATCGTGGGTTATATCGGTCCCAACGGCGCAGGTAAGTCAACGACGATCAAGATGCTAAGCGGAATTCTCGTACCCGACGAAGGAACCTGTTCCATCCTGGGTTATACCCCCTGGCGGGACCGTGTTCGCTATGTGAGCAGAATCGGCGTCGTATTCGGACAACGCTCCCAATTATGGTGGGACGTTCCGGTATTGGATTCATTTGAACTGTTAAGGGACATCTACAGCATTCCATCGGAGGAGTACAAACGTAATCTTTCCTTACTAACCGAAACACTGAATTTAGCGGAACTGCTTCAAACACCGGTAAGGCAATTGAGTTTGGGTCAACGGATGCGATGCGAAATTGCCGCGTCTCTGCTCCATTCTCCACAAGTTCTTTTCCTGGATGAACCTACCATTGGATTAGATGCCGTATCCAAAATTGCGGTCAGGCAGTTTATCCAAACCATCAACCAAGAGAAAGGCATTACCGTCATCCTTACAACGCATGATATGAATGACATTGAAGCCTTGGCGCACCGTATCATCCTGATCGGCAAGGGACGTCTCTTGTATGACGGCAATCTTCAATCCCTACGCCAGTCATACAGCCCCGCTAAGACTATTACAGTCGATCACCAGGAATGCAACATAACGTTACAAATTCCATCTGCTACGTCCATTACTTCCTCATCCCGGCGCACGGTTCTACAAGTACCTACACAACACGTTTCCGATGTACTCAGCAAGCTTTCGGATCAACTTGAAATTACGGATATTTCTATTGACGGGCAGCCTGTTGAAGAGCTCATTCTTCAGTTGTATAAGGAATATCAATTATGA